From Eriocheir sinensis breed Jianghai 21 unplaced genomic scaffold, ASM2467909v1 Scaffold1878, whole genome shotgun sequence, a single genomic window includes:
- the LOC126990661 gene encoding potassium channel subfamily K member 18-like: METVSGTPENDVVRIGVASAFLHLYCISSYNTVNESSKSSLCCTGYGNLTPRTEWGKVATILYAIVGMPLMLLYMSNVGEILAHIFKFIYFRVCSCDVGSLGYYRTGSGNIRPVTANTGREDETKESYKRGQAPRRTVPIGYCLTVIAVYVACGGAIFSQWERWSLLDACYFSYISLSTIGFGDLVPGRTVAGKNEDEEVESQQIIVTVYLLVGSALVAMCFNLMQEETIENFKKVWRRLGCLWRSSDNPSVTGG; this comes from the exons ATGGAGACGGTCAGTGGAACCCCCGAGAATGACGTCGTTAG GATTGGAGTTGCAAGCGCCTTCCTCCACCTTTACTGTATTTCCTCATATAATACAGTCAATGAGTCAAGTAAATCGTCTTTGTGTTGCACAGGGTACGGCAACCTGACGCCGCGCACCGAGTGGGGGAAGGTCGCCACCATCCTGTACGCCATCGTGGGCATGCCGCTCATGCTGCTCTACATGTCCAACGTGGGGGAAATCCTCGCTCACATATTTAAATTTATTTACTTCAGAGTCTGCAG ctgtGACGTGGGCTCCCTGGGCTACTACCGCACCGGCAGCGGGAACATACGCCCCGTGACAGCCAACACCGGCCGCGAGGACGAGACCAAG GAGAGCTACAAGCGGGGACAGGCGCCCCGCCGCACTGTGCCCATCGGCTACTGTCTGACGGTGATCGCCGTTTACGTGGCTTGTGGGGGCGCCATCTTCTCACAGTGGGAGCGCTGGTCGCTGCTGGACGCCTgctatttttcatatatttccctcAGCACTATCGGATTTGGAGACCTG GTGCCTGGGCGGACTGTGGCGGGCAAGaatgaagacgaggaggtggagtcCCAGCAGATCATCGTCACCGTGTACCTGTTGGTCGGCAGCGCCCTGGTCGCTATGTGCTTTAATCTTATGCAAGAAGAAACAATAGAAAACTTTAAAAAGGTTTGGAGGAGGTTGGGATGCCTCTGGAGAAGCAGCGATAACCCATCAGTCACCGGCGGGTAG